From the genome of Chryseobacterium geocarposphaerae:
TCACTACCGAAAATGTAAAGCACCAAAGTGCAAAAGTAGAAGGAAAAACGGCTACTTTAGGCTGGACTCCTCCTAATGTAGAGAAATGGAAAGACCGTACCTTTATGGGGTATCACCGCGAAGACGGACAAGTGGGTACTGAAAACGTATGGCTGTTTTTTCCTTTGGTATTCTGTGAAAACAAGAATATTGAAACCCTGAAAGATATTTTTGAAAAAGAATTACTGCATGATAAAGCAAGCAAACATCAACTGTTATTAAGGTCGTTATTGAATGGTGGAACCGATGCTGATGTTGCAGTGGAAGAGGAAGAACAGGATACAAGAATATTTAAAAATATCGATGTAAGATTCATTACCCATCAAGGCGGTTGTGGCGGAATTCGTCAGGATGCCGAAGCATTGGGAAGATTATTTGCAGGATATGTGAACAATCCGAATGTTGCCGGTGCTACGGTTCTCAGCTTAGGCTGTCAGAATCTTCAGGTGCAGATTTTTATGGATGCGCTTCACGCGCTGGCTCCAAATAATAAAAAGCCAATTGTTGTTTACGAACAGCAAAAGTCGGGTACCATAGATGAAATGCTTACCGGGGTTATTAAAGATTCTTATGAGGGTATTAAGAAAGCAAACGAAATAGAAAGAAAACCTGCATCCATCACTAAACTGAATATTGGTTTGGAATGTGGTGGTTCGGATGGTTTTTCCGGAATTTCGGCAAATCCTGTTTTAGGTGAAGTTTCCGATATTATGTCTGCAGTAGGAGGAACAACTATGCTTGCTGAATTTCCGGAGCTTTGCGGGGTAGAGCAGGAGCTGGTTAACCGTTGTGTGAATGATGAAGATGGAATAAAGTTCCTTAAGCTAATGAAAGATTTTGAAAAGTCTGTTGTAGCAGCAGGATCAGGTTTTGATATGAATCCATCGCCCGGAAATATCAAAGACGGTTTAATTACCGATGCGATGAAATCTGCAGGTGCTGCTAAAAAAGGCGGTGCTGCACCGATTGTGGAAGTTCTTGATTTTACAGAATATGCTACGAAGCCTGGACTTAATCTTTTGTGTACACCAGGAAATGATGCCGAATGTACAACAGCTTTAGCAGGATCAGGTGCTACTATTGTACTTTTTACAACAGGTCTTGGAACGCCGATGGGAAATCCGATTTCTCCGGTCGTTAAAATTTCTTCTAATTCTGTTTTGGCAGATAGAATGCCGGATATTATAGATTTTAATGCTGGTACTGTAATCACCGGAGAAAAAACAATTCCGGAAGCTGCAGACGAACTTCTTGAATTTATAATCAAAGTAGCAAGCGGCGAGGTAAAAACCAAAGCTGACCAACTTAATCAGAATGACTTCATTCCATGGAGACGAGGTGTCTCACTGTAGTGGATTATTATATTAAATATTAGGGTTGAAAATGCTTCTTACGCTTTTGTAAGGAGCATTTTCTTTTTGATAAGTAAAGAATTTCATAAAATCGCATATAAAACTACGGTATATCGTTAATTTAAATATTAAGAATTTCACTAAGTTATTGATAGTTAGTGTTTTGTGATTCACGCATAGTTGTTGGTAACACATATTTATATTTTTAAATAATAATTATGAGTACTAAAGAATTTAAAACGTTTAATATGCCTTGGGAAAAGGTATATGGATATGTACAATCTGTAAAAAATGGTAATACAGTATGGATTTCTGGACAGTTGGGGCACGACATGGATGGAAATCTTACAGACGGGATGGAAAACCAGTTCAGGCAGTCGTACAGGAATATTGAAAAGCTTTTAGCTGAATATGAAATGGGCGCTGGAAATGTTGTGGAAGAAGTAATTTATGTGACAGATATGAAAGAAGGTTTCGAAAGCAGAAAAATAACAGGGAAAGAATTTTATGGTGAAGAATGTATTGTGGCAAGTACCATTATAGGAGTAACAGAATTGGCACTTCCAGGTCAGAAAGTAGAA
Proteins encoded in this window:
- a CDS encoding UxaA family hydrolase, with product MQKKVLKVNPKDNVIVALQDLHAGESVHLDGADYTILKDIKAKHKFAALDFKDGDHIIMYGVIVGKANQPIKKGEVITTENVKHQSAKVEGKTATLGWTPPNVEKWKDRTFMGYHREDGQVGTENVWLFFPLVFCENKNIETLKDIFEKELLHDKASKHQLLLRSLLNGGTDADVAVEEEEQDTRIFKNIDVRFITHQGGCGGIRQDAEALGRLFAGYVNNPNVAGATVLSLGCQNLQVQIFMDALHALAPNNKKPIVVYEQQKSGTIDEMLTGVIKDSYEGIKKANEIERKPASITKLNIGLECGGSDGFSGISANPVLGEVSDIMSAVGGTTMLAEFPELCGVEQELVNRCVNDEDGIKFLKLMKDFEKSVVAAGSGFDMNPSPGNIKDGLITDAMKSAGAAKKGGAAPIVEVLDFTEYATKPGLNLLCTPGNDAECTTALAGSGATIVLFTTGLGTPMGNPISPVVKISSNSVLADRMPDIIDFNAGTVITGEKTIPEAADELLEFIIKVASGEVKTKADQLNQNDFIPWRRGVSL
- a CDS encoding RidA family protein; this encodes MSTKEFKTFNMPWEKVYGYVQSVKNGNTVWISGQLGHDMDGNLTDGMENQFRQSYRNIEKLLAEYEMGAGNVVEEVIYVTDMKEGFESRKITGKEFYGEECIVASTIIGVTELALPGQKVEIKIVAKS